In Zea mays cultivar B73 unplaced genomic scaffold, Zm-B73-REFERENCE-NAM-5.0 scaffold_579, whole genome shotgun sequence, the genomic window TAATAGGAAAATAGGAAGCTGCAATCAGAACCGGCTAACTAGACAAAAGGAGAGAGATTGGCTCAGTTCAGTAGGAGGAATTTCTACCGATTATTGAGTGGTTTGTTTCCTTTCCCCTGAAAGGTAAAATGGTTTATTTGCACCTGTAGTGGGACACCTCTCCCAGCTCCCAGCCAGGGTTCAAGCAGGAAACTATGTTAAGGAGCTGATCCGAATACAGATACAAGGCCCCCACTCATCACAACGAACGGTGAGCTTTCCCACTAGCCTTCACAGGAGCAGCACAATCATggccaaaaacaaaaaaaaagataTCGTAGTACGAGAAAACCAATGGCATTTCTCTATTCTAAGTCTAAGTCTAAGtagtttcttcttttctttttagaGGACCTGGCCAACTCTAATTCCAATGCTGCAATCCTATTGGTTTACTGAATGAGGGTGGGTAGACCGAAACGCTGAAGTGTTGTTATTTACTTCCTTCGATAACATAGATTGTCCACTCTTATGCCCCATGCATAAAAATGGCTTGTGCTTTAGaataaaagaatagaaaaaaagtAGGTGGATCGGGATCGCTATTACGAGTATTCGAGTTCTTGTTTTCCTTTCCTTGGAAAGGGAATTATTTCATGAGAAGTGCACCGGTAGAAATTGGACTAAATATGATCTTGATCCATAGCTCGTCCACTTTCTTGATAAACGACTCGATGCATTGCATTTTCTCTTCCTTGCCGCTGAGACATATCAAAAAGATCTATTACTAAAAGGAGATTGGGATCATCCTGTGGTTACCGGATGATGGGAATAACTAAGCAGAAATTAGGAAATGAGCACGAAATGTCTATAAATGAATTTTCTCATTATTTGTTATTTCCGGGTCTTTTCGTTGCATTCACTTACAACAAGAAACAACCACCAGCGTTTGGTGCAGCACCTGCATTTTGGTGCATTCTTCTTTCTTTCCTTGGTCTTTCGTTCCGTCATATTCCAAATAACTTATCTAATTACAACGTATTAACCGCTAATGCACCTTTTTTTTATCAAATCTCAGGGACATGGTCTAATCATGAGGGTAGTATTTTCTCATGGTGTTGGATCCCAAGTTTTTATGGATTCCTTTTTTGTTACCGGTACCGGGGTCGACCCCAAAGCCATAATGTCTCAAAACGCAGAGGCTATAGAGAAACTTTTATTTTTTCCTTTGTCTCGAACTTCGTGAAGAACTCCATTCTATCTCTCCAACAAAAAAGTGGAGCTGCGCCCCAGTTGTACACTCCCTTCGTTCGGAGAACCCTTGTTGATTCTGAACTTCGTTCGCAAAGTAAGCGTCCTTTTAACGGGCCAGCCCTTTTTAATGCGCCGCTTGACCCAGTTTTGAAAATGAGCTTTGCTCTTCTGGGCGCTGGGCGCTCCCGTGGTTCGCGAGAAGGAAAAAGGACTAATCTTTTGTTACATCTGGCACGAGATGAAAAAGAGAGAGCTTCGTCTATCGATGAACAGCAGATTGACGGAGCTCTTGGCATTGCTTTGTTTTTCTCTCCTTTCCTATCAGCGAGTTCCGATCCTTTTGTTCGAAATTTCTTCGTTCGTACCGAACCGCTTGCAGAATCAAATCCTGTTCCACAAGATCCTATATCAGCTATACATCCTCCTTGCATTTATGCCGGAGACGTCGCCAGTGCTATGGGCTTTGGGTTATGTAGATCAAAAATGATGAATGGGATTGTGGCACTCCACTCGCCGCCAATGCGGAAGGATGCCGCCGAAAAGAATGGAACGCTGCTTCGCTCTGCTGGATGCGTCGGATCCCATATAAGAAGCTCGCTCTTTACCCGATCATTCAAACATTTTGTGGGCGGCGCGCCTGCTCTATTGTTGCGTAGCAATAGAAGCCTGCTTCGGCGGCGCTTTTTCGCCTTCTCTTCGCTCTGGACAGGAGCGCTAATGGACACGGGGAGGGAGCAGGCGAAGCGTGTTGTCGTTCGTAATGGAAAGAAAGACACCACTACTTCGCCTCTTTGTTGGACCGCCGGCGCGAACACAGTGGTCTCTGACCAGGACCAGGAACCAATTCGAATTTGGATCTTGACATGTTGGTTGTTTTTAACCGTAGGCATCTCGCCAGGAAGTTGGTGGGCTCATCATGAATTAGGTCGGGGTGGCTGGTGGTTTCGGGATCCCGTAGAAAATGCGTCTTTTATGCCTCGGGTATTAGCCACAGCTCTTATTCATTCAGTAATTCTACCCCTTCTTCATTATTGGACCTCGCTTCTGAATATTTTGACTCTTCCATGCTGTGTCTCAGGAACCTTTTCAATACGGTCCGGATTGCTAGCTCCCGTTCATAGTTCTGCTACAGACGATACACGAGGAAGATTTTTATGGCGGTTCTTCCTTCTAATTACAGGCATATCTATGACTCTTTTTTACCAGATGAAGCAGGTCCGTAGAACCTATAAAAAAGAGATGGTTGTGGCGCGAAGTACTCTTGTGCACCTACGTCACCCGGCTCGCGCGCAACCCCGCCCCGTTATGTTATGGAAGAATTTAGCTTCTTGCTGGGCTGGTTATTCCGAGCCAGCAACTGGCTGGCTGCCGGATTTCGTCCCGTCCGTAGCGCTTCGGAAGTCACTCTGGCGTGGCGCTGCTGGATACTTCTGATCAATAGGAATAGGAGGAAAAAAAAGCTTATGATGAGCATCTATTGGAGTCGATCATTTCCAAGATCTAATTCGAGTTTCTTATTATGTAGTGGAAACGCCTTACAATCTTCAGTTTTACGCTTACGCTTAAGGGAAGAAATGTTCTTGGTGGATGCAGGCCTTGGTACCCCAAAAATTTGTATGCAAGATGAGCTTACAGGACTGCCAATCAAGCGAGCCACCAGGTTTGAGAATAAGGTGGGATCCAAGAATGTAGTGGCTGGTGAATCACTGATCAAAAAGCGGATTTTTGAGAGATTCTTCATCGATCTAGTGGCCGGTGAATCACTGATCAAAGAGCGAGCAGCCGCCGGGTTTAATGATTTTGTGGGATCCCTGGATGTAGCGGCTGGCGAACCGCTTCTTCTTCCACAAAGATTCAGACAAAACCGAGCTTGGATAGAACTGAAGAAGATTTGGCGAACGAAGAAAAAGGTAAAAGGGTTTCAAATTAATAAAATAGAAGGAGGTTATTCAGTAGCCATCGCAGGTTTCATTACTTTTCTTCCATTCAAAGCTAAAAAAATAAAAAGGATAGCGAATGCTCGATTCGCCATTGATAGCTTTATCCCTAAAAGGAGGGATATTGTGATAAGGCAGATTCAAACAAGAACTTAATGACAAGATAGAAAAAATTATTAATAATCCGAAGCCCACCTTAATCCATTTTGTTGAGGATCTTGCACTTATTCCGGCCCTATATTTACATAGCCAAGAAAGGCTCTGGTGATCATGCGTGACTGCGGAGCGCCTATCGCC contains:
- the LOC118475692 gene encoding probable cytochrome c biosynthesis protein, which codes for MMGITKQKLGNEHEMSINEFSHYLLFPGLFVAFTYNKKQPPAFGAAPAFWCILLSFLGLSFRHIPNNLSNYNVLTANAPFFYQISGTWSNHEGSIFSWCWIPSFYGFLFCYRYRGRPQSHNVSKRRGYRETFIFSFVSNFVKNSILSLQQKSGAAPQLYTPFVRRTLVDSELRSQSKRPFNGPALFNAPLDPVLKMSFALLGAGRSRGSREGKRTNLLLHLARDEKERASSIDEQQIDGALGIALFFSPFLSASSDPFVRNFFVRTEPLAESNPVPQDPISAIHPPCIYAGDVASAMGFGLCRSKMMNGIVALHSPPMRKDAAEKNGTLLRSAGCVGSHIRSSLFTRSFKHFVGGAPALLLRSNRSLLRRRFFAFSSLWTGALMDTGREQAKRVVVRNGKKDTTTSPLCWTAGANTVVSDQDQEPIRIWILTCWLFLTVGISPGSWWAHHELGRGGWWFRDPVENASFMPRVLATALIHSVILPLLHYWTSLLNILTLPCCVSGTFSIRSGLLAPVHSSATDDTRGRFLWRFFLLITGISMTLFYQMKQVRRTYKKEMVVARSTLVHLRHPARAQPRPVMLWKNLASCWAGYSEPATGWLPDFVPSVALRKSLWRGAAGYF